Proteins encoded together in one Prionailurus viverrinus isolate Anna chromosome B1, UM_Priviv_1.0, whole genome shotgun sequence window:
- the LOC125164245 gene encoding platelet factor 4-like isoform X1, which translates to MRLRVGARAPRPLPISGLLLLGLLLLPAVVALPRGVRTLCHELPGALFIILSVTLLSEGGDPEGDEHLRCMCVKTTSEVRPKHIRSLEVMGATVHCPVPQMIASLKNGRKICLDPDAPLYKKILRKLLES; encoded by the exons ATGAGGCTTCGAGTGGGTGCCCGCGCCCCCAGGCCCCTGCCCATCTCGGGGCTCCTGCTCCTGGGACTGCTGCTCTTGCCAGCTGTGGTCGCCCTCCCCAGAG GTGTGCGGACGCTGTGCCATGAGCTGCCCGGTGCACTATTTATCATCTTGTCAGTAACACTTCTCTCTGAGGGAG gGGACCCAGAAGGAGATGAGCACCTGCGCTGCATGTGCGTGAAGACCACCTCCGAAGTCCGTCCCAAGCATATCCGCAGCCTGGAGGTGATGGGTGCGACAGTCCACTGCCCCGTTCCCCAGATGAT AGCTTCTCTGAAGAATGGTAGGAAAATATGCCTAGACCCGGACGCCCCCCTGTATAAGAAAATACTCCGGAAGCTTTTGGAGAGCTAG
- the LOC125164245 gene encoding platelet factor 4-like isoform X2 — MRLRVGARAPRPLPISGLLLLGLLLLPAVVALPRGDPEGDEHLRCMCVKTTSEVRPKHIRSLEVMGATVHCPVPQMIASLKNGRKICLDPDAPLYKKILRKLLES, encoded by the exons ATGAGGCTTCGAGTGGGTGCCCGCGCCCCCAGGCCCCTGCCCATCTCGGGGCTCCTGCTCCTGGGACTGCTGCTCTTGCCAGCTGTGGTCGCCCTCCCCAGAG gGGACCCAGAAGGAGATGAGCACCTGCGCTGCATGTGCGTGAAGACCACCTCCGAAGTCCGTCCCAAGCATATCCGCAGCCTGGAGGTGATGGGTGCGACAGTCCACTGCCCCGTTCCCCAGATGAT AGCTTCTCTGAAGAATGGTAGGAAAATATGCCTAGACCCGGACGCCCCCCTGTATAAGAAAATACTCCGGAAGCTTTTGGAGAGCTAG